A part of Ignavibacteriales bacterium genomic DNA contains:
- a CDS encoding HAD family hydrolase, with product MSRPAVFFDRDGTINEDPGYLGDVKLVKLFSDAVPALSILKNKLNFLLIVISNQSGIARGIITKEQVDFVNHKINELLSEGNAEIDKYYYCPHHPEFNSSEECNCRKPSPELVYQASEEFDIDLKRSYFIGDSISDYECAKNAGCKFVLIKTGNGLESISALQKQNKFPSFAAANLMDAVNFIQNDFDGEI from the coding sequence ATGAGTCGTCCTGCTGTTTTTTTTGATCGTGATGGGACAATAAATGAAGACCCGGGTTACTTGGGTGATGTAAAATTAGTAAAACTTTTCAGTGATGCTGTTCCGGCTTTATCAATTTTAAAAAATAAATTGAATTTTTTATTAATTGTGATTTCAAATCAATCTGGTATAGCTCGCGGAATTATTACTAAAGAGCAAGTTGATTTTGTTAATCACAAAATAAATGAATTACTATCTGAAGGTAACGCAGAGATTGATAAATATTATTACTGCCCGCATCATCCAGAGTTTAATTCATCAGAAGAGTGCAATTGCAGAAAACCATCACCTGAGTTAGTCTACCAGGCCTCCGAAGAATTTGATATAGATTTAAAAAGAAGCTATTTCATTGGCGACTCGATTAGTGATTATGAGTGCGCCAAAAATGCAGGCTGTAAATTCGTTCTCATAAAAACCGGTAATGGATTGGAAAGTATTTCTGCATTGCAAAAGCAAAATAAATTTCCAAGTTTTGCTGCCGCTAATTTAATGGATGCTGTAAATTTTATTCAAAACGACTTTGATGGAGAAATTTAA
- a CDS encoding SPOR domain-containing protein, with protein sequence MKIFSATKIALLIPAALFLISCSASTSDRFKITSKDSEEESNPKENNFVEDFDFSKYRPPFKLPEPEITTKKTSSEIWFEFNADTHNLNKEKTISGTTSGYRVQVLSTDDLDEANQMRSKIYFGTDQKDVYVIFDPPFYKVQIGDFTNSADADNLSFKLKQLGYSEARSVNETINLFK encoded by the coding sequence ATGAAAATTTTTTCTGCCACTAAAATCGCTCTATTAATTCCTGCTGCTCTTTTCTTAATTAGCTGCAGTGCTTCAACTTCAGACAGGTTTAAAATTACTTCTAAAGATTCTGAGGAAGAATCAAATCCGAAAGAAAATAATTTCGTGGAAGATTTCGATTTTTCCAAATACCGACCTCCCTTTAAATTGCCTGAACCAGAAATCACGACTAAAAAAACCAGCTCAGAAATTTGGTTTGAGTTTAATGCTGATACACATAACTTAAATAAAGAAAAAACCATCTCTGGAACAACAAGTGGTTATCGTGTTCAAGTTTTATCTACAGACGATCTTGATGAAGCCAATCAGATGAGGTCTAAAATTTATTTTGGCACCGATCAAAAAGATGTTTATGTAATTTTTGACCCTCCTTTTTATAAAGTTCAAATTGGCGATTTTACGAATTCTGCTGATGCAGATAACTTGAGTTTTAAGTTGAAGCAGCTCGGCTATTCAGAAGCAAGATCAGTGAATGAGACTATTAACCTGTTTAAATAG
- a CDS encoding chorismate mutase: protein MIDKKKLQKILIGLKQSTEQEKQNLLKELRNDIDLMDRNIATQLSERIKLIFLIGQIKKDLNIQTYSSRREQEILKNVTSISNETVLQKSIKKIYVKIIEESRLIQKSDIDLSFLFKDKNKSGVNH, encoded by the coding sequence ATGATTGATAAGAAGAAGCTACAAAAAATTTTAATTGGTTTAAAACAATCCACCGAGCAAGAAAAACAAAATCTCCTTAAAGAGTTGAGAAATGATATTGATCTGATGGATCGAAACATTGCTACACAATTATCAGAGAGAATTAAATTAATTTTTCTGATTGGACAAATAAAAAAGGATCTCAATATTCAAACTTATTCGTCCAGGCGTGAACAGGAAATCTTGAAAAATGTAACTTCAATTTCAAATGAAACTGTACTCCAAAAATCAATTAAAAAAATTTATGTCAAAATTATTGAAGAATCCCGGCTCATTCAGAAGTCTGATATTGATCTGTCTTTCTTGTTTAAAGATAAAAATAAATCAGGTGTTAATCATTGA
- a CDS encoding serine hydroxymethyltransferase — MYNHLTKDSEIFSILQLETERQKNKLELIASENFVSAAVLEAAGSVLTNKYAEGYPGKRYYGGCEFVDMAEDLARERLKKLFNAQYVNVQPHSGSQANMAVLMSFLKPGDKFMGLSLAHGGHLTHGSSVNFSGQLYQAVGYTLNPQTKVLDYNLIEDLAKKEKPKLIITGASAYSRDWDYEKFRTIADAIGAYLMCDMAHPAGLIAKGLLNSPLKHCHVVTSTTHKTLRGPRGGIILMGEDWENPFGIKTPKGDRTKMMSEILDSMVMPGIQGGPLMHIIMAKAVAFGEALEDSFTGYARQIVNNAQSLAVSLTEYGFDLVSGGTDNHLMLIDLTNKNITGKKAEITLEAAGITVNKNMVPFDQRSPFVTSGIRIGLPAITTRGMKESEMPQIASIINRAINSADDSDKLAALRLEVKVLCSKFPLYNDLN, encoded by the coding sequence ATGTATAATCATTTAACAAAAGACTCTGAAATATTTTCAATTCTTCAGCTTGAAACTGAACGTCAAAAAAACAAATTAGAACTTATCGCTTCTGAAAATTTTGTTAGTGCGGCTGTACTTGAAGCAGCCGGCTCTGTGCTTACCAACAAATACGCCGAAGGATACCCGGGCAAAAGATACTACGGCGGCTGCGAGTTTGTTGATATGGCTGAAGACTTAGCAAGAGAAAGATTAAAGAAATTATTCAACGCACAGTATGTTAATGTTCAACCGCATTCCGGTTCGCAAGCTAATATGGCTGTGTTGATGAGCTTTTTAAAACCAGGCGATAAATTTATGGGGCTTTCACTCGCGCATGGAGGACATCTCACACACGGTTCGTCTGTTAATTTTTCGGGGCAACTTTATCAAGCTGTTGGCTACACACTTAACCCTCAAACAAAAGTTTTAGATTATAATTTGATTGAAGACCTTGCAAAAAAGGAAAAACCAAAATTAATCATAACAGGAGCAAGTGCTTACAGTCGTGATTGGGATTATGAAAAATTCAGAACAATTGCTGATGCAATTGGTGCTTACTTGATGTGCGATATGGCTCATCCCGCCGGCTTGATTGCGAAAGGATTATTAAATTCTCCATTGAAGCATTGTCACGTGGTTACTTCAACTACTCATAAAACCTTGCGTGGACCAAGAGGTGGAATTATTTTAATGGGCGAAGATTGGGAAAATCCATTTGGTATTAAAACACCCAAAGGTGATAGAACAAAAATGATGTCTGAAATTCTTGATAGCATGGTAATGCCCGGAATTCAAGGCGGTCCATTGATGCATATAATTATGGCAAAAGCTGTTGCATTTGGTGAAGCACTTGAAGACTCATTTACAGGCTATGCTCGGCAAATAGTAAATAATGCTCAATCGCTTGCAGTTAGTCTGACTGAGTACGGATTTGATCTTGTTTCAGGCGGAACTGACAATCACTTAATGCTAATTGATTTGACAAATAAAAATATAACCGGGAAAAAAGCAGAGATCACTTTAGAAGCAGCCGGAATTACTGTGAATAAAAATATGGTTCCTTTTGATCAACGAAGCCCGTTTGTCACAAGCGGAATCAGAATTGGACTACCGGCAATAACAACTCGAGGGATGAAAGAATCAGAGATGCCGCAAATTGCTTCGATTATAAACCGTGCAATTAATTCTGCTGATGATTCGGATAAGCTTGCTGCTTTGCGTTTAGAAGTTAAAGTTTTGTGTTCAAAATTTCCTCTTTACAACGATTTAAATTAA
- the mltG gene encoding endolytic transglycosylase MltG, with translation MKAYFSRPQWIALFLFFFGVLFLLYYTFFTSNHYPFESPIQFEIKNNEPLSKIAVNLENQKIIPSSFNFKIIAFIYGAEKKIKAARYKIPNDLSYIELLDLFTKGDADYLREVNIIPGNTVQWIASRLKWSVFVDSADFVNKMKNELFTKSVSANSKSLEGYLLPGKYYFYENSSPGEIIEAMLDSFKTFWSDSLEQRSKELGFTQHEILTLASIVDGETNIKSEMPIIAGVYLNRLRMGMKLQADPTVQYLLNGNWRRLFNSDLKINSPYNTYLYAGLPPGPINNPGKDAILSCLFPDKHNYLYFVADTKGGHAFSKTFNEHLKKVNNYRQWLKKNSK, from the coding sequence TTGAAAGCATATTTTAGCCGCCCACAATGGATTGCCTTATTTCTATTTTTCTTTGGTGTACTTTTTTTGTTGTATTATACTTTTTTTACAAGTAATCATTATCCTTTCGAATCGCCGATTCAATTTGAAATAAAGAATAACGAACCTCTCTCTAAAATTGCAGTAAACCTCGAAAATCAAAAAATAATTCCCAGCAGTTTTAACTTTAAGATTATAGCATTCATTTATGGCGCTGAAAAGAAAATCAAAGCAGCCCGGTATAAAATTCCAAACGATTTAAGTTATATTGAACTGCTTGATTTGTTCACGAAGGGAGATGCAGATTATTTAAGAGAGGTAAATATCATCCCCGGTAATACGGTTCAGTGGATTGCTTCAAGGTTGAAATGGAGCGTGTTTGTTGATTCTGCTGATTTTGTAAATAAAATGAAAAATGAATTATTCACGAAATCAGTTAGTGCTAATTCTAAAAGCCTTGAAGGATACCTGCTTCCGGGAAAATATTATTTTTATGAAAACAGCTCTCCCGGTGAAATTATCGAAGCAATGTTAGACTCATTCAAAACTTTCTGGAGTGATTCACTTGAGCAAAGATCGAAGGAATTGGGATTTACACAACATGAAATTCTCACTCTCGCTTCAATTGTGGATGGGGAAACGAATATAAAAAGTGAGATGCCCATTATTGCGGGAGTCTATTTGAACCGCTTGCGAATGGGAATGAAGCTTCAAGCTGATCCAACTGTTCAATATTTATTAAATGGAAATTGGAGAAGACTATTTAATAGTGATCTAAAAATAAATTCGCCTTACAACACTTATCTCTATGCTGGATTGCCTCCCGGACCAATTAATAATCCCGGCAAAGATGCTATTCTTTCCTGCTTATTTCCTGATAAGCATAATTATCTTTATTTTGTAGCGGATACTAAAGGCGGTCACGCATTCTCAAAAACTTTCAATGAACATTTGAAGAAAGTAAATAATTATCGTCAATGGTTAAAAAAGAATTCAAAATAG
- the tsaD gene encoding tRNA (adenosine(37)-N6)-threonylcarbamoyltransferase complex transferase subunit TsaD: protein MNVLGIESSCDETSVSILSDGIITSNLISSQDFHSKYGGVVPELSSRAHLQIIVPLLRQALAKASLALKDIDLICATAGPGLIGALLVGLTFAKGLAYALNKPFVPVNHIEGHIYSGFLMEEKPKFPMLTLVVSGGHTLLLKVDSFIRITKLGETADDAAGEAFDKVAKMLGLPYPGGPAIQRLSEKCKNPTIKFPVAEISSNKFDFSFSGLKTSVLRHIQKIKSEFGSMSQKEIENIAASFQLSVVKSLHKSIQRALDQFEFNSISLVGGVAANNAIRQMIIDISSQYKKQVVIPDLEFCGDNAAMIAQRGFQLHKSGKVYSLEFNAYPSLSENYFNSISKEND, encoded by the coding sequence ATGAATGTTCTCGGAATAGAATCATCGTGTGATGAAACATCTGTTTCAATACTATCTGATGGAATTATTACATCGAATTTAATCTCTTCTCAGGATTTTCATTCAAAATATGGGGGGGTTGTTCCTGAGTTGTCCAGCCGGGCACATCTTCAAATTATTGTACCTTTATTGAGGCAGGCTTTGGCTAAAGCATCATTAGCGTTAAAAGATATTGATTTAATATGCGCTACAGCAGGTCCTGGATTAATTGGAGCTTTGCTTGTTGGATTGACTTTCGCTAAAGGTTTAGCCTATGCGCTCAACAAACCATTCGTTCCTGTCAATCACATCGAAGGTCATATTTATTCTGGTTTTTTAATGGAAGAGAAACCGAAATTTCCAATGCTGACTTTAGTTGTATCGGGGGGGCATACTTTGCTGTTAAAGGTTGATAGCTTTATAAGAATTACCAAACTTGGCGAAACCGCTGATGATGCTGCTGGAGAAGCATTTGATAAAGTTGCAAAAATGTTAGGCTTGCCTTATCCCGGTGGTCCGGCAATTCAAAGGCTGTCAGAGAAATGCAAAAACCCAACTATTAAATTTCCAGTAGCAGAAATTTCATCTAATAAATTTGATTTTTCTTTCAGTGGATTAAAAACTTCTGTGCTTAGACACATTCAAAAAATAAAATCGGAATTTGGCAGTATGAGTCAAAAGGAAATTGAAAATATTGCAGCTTCCTTTCAACTTTCGGTGGTCAAATCTTTGCACAAAAGTATTCAACGAGCCTTGGATCAATTTGAATTTAATTCGATTAGTTTAGTTGGCGGCGTAGCTGCAAATAATGCAATTAGGCAGATGATAATTGATATTTCATCTCAATATAAAAAACAAGTTGTGATCCCTGATCTGGAATTTTGCGGTGATAATGCAGCGATGATTGCACAGCGGGGATTTCAGTTACATAAATCAGGAAAAGTTTATTCGCTTGAATTTAATGCCTATCCTTCTCTGAGTGAAAATTATTTTAATTCTATTTCTAAAGAAAATGATTGA
- a CDS encoding tetratricopeptide repeat protein, giving the protein MSQSSMKASNFKDSLVSADSIKLLETYSLFSEYYKNKDYISAYPYGWEVIAMDKSKFAKFFYHKMEDTMWYLHDSSNTTPELKQSAQDSIMMFYDMAIEYYPVDKGYFQYRKAFVAETWLNLAADSLIKLYEMAIQTDPEISSYYYNRLGQLYVSNASDENDLKTKALDLYTYLSEREPDNTTWPQILESLVDNIDQLVDLTKKNWDNDPENLGKAWKYASLAIKAGRYEEAIIALEYLISKSPETINYWNQVATAYQKTEKLDKAEDAFKKLIQLEPDKKEHYLNLGIVYKDKGQLSAARTQFQKASEVGGGWGRAIFYEGLLYEQSARGCSFDFETKLVYQLAVETYRRARNMDPSLTDAQDRINALGSSVPLKEDYFFRGYKSGTSIPITGGCFGWIGRSITVP; this is encoded by the coding sequence ATGAGTCAATCATCTATGAAAGCGAGTAATTTTAAAGACTCACTTGTTAGTGCTGATTCAATAAAACTTCTGGAAACTTATAGCCTTTTTTCAGAATACTATAAAAATAAAGATTACATAAGTGCCTATCCGTATGGTTGGGAAGTAATTGCTATGGATAAATCAAAGTTTGCAAAGTTTTTCTATCATAAGATGGAAGACACAATGTGGTATTTGCATGATTCATCCAACACAACCCCGGAATTAAAACAATCTGCACAGGATTCTATAATGATGTTTTATGATATGGCAATTGAATACTACCCTGTGGATAAAGGCTATTTCCAATACAGAAAAGCATTCGTTGCTGAAACATGGTTAAATCTTGCAGCCGATTCATTAATTAAATTATATGAAATGGCTATTCAAACAGATCCTGAAATTTCAAGTTATTACTATAATAGATTAGGACAGTTGTATGTCAGCAATGCCTCTGATGAAAATGATCTCAAAACCAAAGCTCTTGATCTTTATACTTATTTAAGCGAACGTGAACCTGACAATACAACCTGGCCTCAAATTCTTGAAAGTTTAGTTGATAACATTGATCAGTTGGTTGACCTAACTAAAAAGAATTGGGATAACGATCCGGAAAATTTAGGCAAAGCTTGGAAATATGCTTCACTTGCTATTAAAGCCGGTCGTTACGAAGAAGCTATTATTGCATTGGAATATTTAATTTCAAAATCTCCCGAAACCATAAATTACTGGAATCAAGTTGCAACAGCGTATCAAAAAACTGAGAAACTTGATAAAGCAGAGGATGCGTTTAAAAAACTCATTCAATTAGAACCCGATAAGAAAGAGCATTATCTGAATTTGGGAATCGTGTACAAAGATAAAGGACAGTTATCCGCAGCACGAACACAATTCCAAAAAGCAAGTGAAGTTGGCGGGGGATGGGGAAGAGCTATTTTTTATGAAGGGCTTCTTTACGAACAATCGGCAAGAGGCTGTTCATTTGATTTCGAAACTAAATTAGTTTACCAATTAGCAGTTGAAACTTATCGCCGTGCAAGAAATATGGACCCGAGCTTAACCGATGCACAGGATAGAATAAATGCTCTTGGAAGTTCAGTCCCTTTAAAAGAAGATTATTTTTTCAGGGGTTACAAATCTGGTACGAGCATACCTATCACAGGCGGCTGCTTCGGCTGGATTGGAAGAAGCATTACAGTTCCATAA
- a CDS encoding imidazolonepropionase, translated as MRTLLSNPAQIVSVSTNGKNYKRGSEMNNLGLVYDHSILIEDDIILDLIPDSSVFKQAYDQKIDVANKIILPGLVECHTHSVFAGSRADEFNMKLKGVSYEGIAKQGGGILKTVNALRKSSIPELINLTRNRINRFISQGVTTLEIKSGYGLDFDNEIKLLEVINISNEESNIDLIPTFLGAHTIPLEFKSERENYIELVIEKMIPFIAKNNLAIFCDAFCESAAFSAEETEMIFHAATRHGLKLKLHTEQFNNIGGVAVALKNNAVSVDHLEVLVDADIQSLCNSNIVCDLLPGVSFSLDYQYAPARKLIDGNAILALATNYNPGSSHILNISLIMSLAAIKMKMSSEEIISAYTINAAKSLCVEQKTGSIEIGKSADFALFNTDTYEDLIYNIGSNLCCMTIKNGNVIYQSDK; from the coding sequence ATGAGAACTCTTCTTAGTAATCCTGCCCAAATTGTTTCTGTAAGCACCAATGGCAAGAATTATAAACGAGGCTCTGAAATGAACAATCTCGGCCTGGTTTATGATCACTCTATTTTAATTGAGGATGATATCATTCTAGATTTGATCCCCGATTCATCTGTTTTTAAGCAGGCTTACGATCAAAAAATTGATGTCGCAAACAAAATAATTCTTCCGGGGTTAGTTGAATGTCACACTCACAGTGTCTTTGCAGGTTCGAGAGCAGATGAATTCAATATGAAATTAAAAGGAGTTAGTTATGAGGGAATTGCAAAACAAGGTGGAGGCATTCTTAAAACTGTAAATGCCCTTCGAAAAAGTTCCATTCCGGAATTAATTAACCTAACCAGGAATAGAATAAATAGATTTATTTCGCAGGGAGTTACTACTCTCGAAATTAAAAGCGGATATGGCTTAGACTTTGACAACGAAATTAAACTCCTCGAAGTTATTAATATATCAAATGAAGAATCCAATATTGATTTAATTCCAACCTTTCTTGGTGCCCATACAATTCCCCTGGAATTCAAATCTGAAAGAGAAAATTATATTGAATTAGTCATTGAGAAAATGATTCCTTTTATTGCTAAAAACAACCTTGCAATTTTTTGCGATGCTTTCTGCGAATCAGCAGCATTTTCGGCTGAAGAAACTGAAATGATTTTCCATGCTGCGACAAGACATGGATTAAAGTTGAAATTACACACCGAACAATTTAACAATATCGGAGGGGTTGCAGTCGCATTAAAAAATAATGCAGTCAGCGTTGATCATCTTGAAGTTTTAGTTGATGCTGATATTCAATCACTTTGTAATTCTAACATTGTTTGTGATCTACTACCGGGTGTATCATTCTCTCTCGATTATCAATATGCACCGGCAAGAAAATTAATTGACGGAAATGCAATCTTAGCACTCGCCACAAATTACAACCCGGGTTCTTCGCATATCTTAAATATCAGTTTGATTATGAGTTTAGCAGCAATTAAAATGAAGATGAGTTCAGAAGAAATCATTTCGGCTTATACAATCAACGCAGCGAAATCATTGTGTGTAGAACAGAAAACAGGCAGTATCGAAATTGGTAAATCAGCGGACTTTGCTCTCTTCAATACTGATACTTATGAAGATTTAATTTACAATATCGGCTCAAATCTTTGCTGTATGACCATCAAAAATGGAAATGTAATTTATCAATCAGATAAATGA
- a CDS encoding Ig-like domain-containing protein — protein MVKKEFKIVFSFLFIIIVIAFIGCANQLPPGGGEIDTTPPIVVETYPLNGATNFMDDYIELSFSEYIDKRSLSDALFISPSFDGVPEFDWSGTSVRIYFPEKLNDSITYVFNVGTDVIDYNNKNRMDSAFVLTFSTGDKIDKGKIEGKIYSDKPDGNMIFGYKVKSDLDTLLIRKPDYISQSGKDGFYSLSGLSKGVYRVYAVADEFKDLIFQPEQDKIGMPFKDIVLSDEDTLVSNFNFLLSEYDTIPPRIFSATFTDRHHIIVKFSEPIDSSLIIASNFKVVDSTSHLIITPLYAFKGNTKIDEITLATKDTLSITSSAFLLIDTLKDKNGNLFFQDFTALTISDKPDTNKLSVFKAIPDKNYNKVDFTTHDFFLFFDDAFDKSQASDAISFVDTSGNKFQLELNFIDDATLRISLQKNLLPKNKYFLKIDLSQFIDVEGNKTDTVITYSYSTITGLDFTGVSGKLIGVDVSLNPILVLQEDNKSLIYYTNPDELMNFNFQRIEPGHYSLWCFLDEDGSGNYSFGLPDPIKHAERFSYYFDKLTLKARWSLTDINFIFK, from the coding sequence ATGGTTAAAAAAGAATTCAAAATAGTTTTTTCATTTTTATTTATAATTATAGTGATTGCATTTATCGGTTGTGCAAACCAGCTGCCTCCGGGAGGGGGAGAGATTGATACTACTCCTCCAATAGTTGTTGAAACATATCCCCTAAATGGAGCTACAAATTTTATGGATGATTATATCGAGCTTTCATTTTCGGAGTATATTGATAAACGATCATTGAGTGATGCTTTATTTATTTCACCATCCTTCGATGGTGTTCCGGAGTTCGACTGGAGCGGCACCTCTGTAAGAATTTACTTTCCGGAAAAATTAAATGACAGCATCACTTACGTTTTTAATGTTGGTACTGATGTAATTGATTACAATAATAAGAATAGAATGGACTCGGCATTCGTTTTAACTTTCTCGACAGGCGATAAAATTGATAAAGGAAAAATTGAAGGTAAAATATATTCGGACAAACCCGATGGGAATATGATTTTTGGGTATAAAGTGAAATCTGATTTGGATACACTATTGATCAGAAAACCGGATTACATTTCTCAATCAGGTAAAGATGGCTTTTATTCATTAAGCGGATTATCAAAAGGAGTTTATCGTGTTTATGCTGTAGCTGATGAATTCAAAGATCTCATCTTTCAGCCTGAGCAGGATAAAATTGGGATGCCATTTAAAGACATAGTCCTTTCTGATGAGGATACACTTGTTTCAAATTTTAATTTTTTACTTTCTGAGTATGACACCATCCCCCCTCGAATTTTTTCTGCTACTTTTACTGATCGTCATCATATAATTGTAAAATTCAGTGAGCCAATTGATTCCTCATTAATAATTGCTTCGAACTTCAAGGTAGTGGATTCAACATCTCATTTGATCATTACTCCACTCTACGCATTTAAAGGTAATACAAAGATTGATGAAATAACTCTCGCTACAAAAGATACTTTGTCAATAACATCATCAGCGTTCCTTCTAATTGATACATTAAAAGATAAAAATGGAAATTTATTTTTTCAAGACTTTACCGCTTTAACAATTTCCGACAAACCTGATACAAACAAGCTTTCAGTTTTTAAAGCTATTCCTGATAAAAATTACAACAAAGTGGATTTTACCACTCATGATTTCTTTCTTTTTTTTGATGACGCTTTTGATAAAAGCCAGGCTTCCGATGCCATTTCATTTGTTGATACTTCTGGAAATAAATTTCAGTTAGAGTTGAATTTTATTGATGATGCAACCCTCAGGATTTCGCTTCAAAAAAATCTCCTGCCCAAAAACAAATATTTTCTAAAAATTGATTTATCACAATTTATAGATGTAGAAGGAAATAAAACTGATACAGTGATTACATATTCATATTCTACAATTACGGGACTTGATTTTACAGGAGTCAGCGGTAAACTTATCGGGGTGGATGTTTCTTTGAACCCGATTTTAGTTTTACAAGAAGATAATAAAAGCCTAATTTATTATACTAATCCGGATGAGCTAATGAATTTTAATTTTCAAAGAATTGAACCCGGGCATTATTCTTTGTGGTGTTTTCTTGATGAAGATGGCAGCGGAAATTACTCTTTTGGTTTACCTGATCCAATCAAACATGCCGAAAGATTTTCATATTACTTTGACAAGCTTACACTTAAAGCACGCTGGTCGCTAACGGATATCAATTTTATTTTTAAATGA
- the glgA gene encoding glycogen synthase GlgA — MAAKRLKILFVSSEVFPFVKTGGLADVSSALPQMLTELGHEVRIVIPKYGAVDDRKFKIHEVVRLKDILIKIGDKEVVFSLKSCFLPGPRTRIQIYFLDNQEYYGSRNSLYADPMTEKDYPDNDERFILMSRAVCELLIKLGWVPDIIHCNDWQCGLIPGYIKNVYSKEVEFSKFKTLFTIHNLGYQGEFPKSTFKKTGLPESLNSEKGIEHKGKINFMKSGLLYADAINTVSETYANEIRTDEKLGSGFKSIFMKRKENLFGIVNGIDTKIWNPETDKVIVKKYSIKNIEDKRINKEELTRKFGFKFNETTPILGIISRLYDSKGIDLITEIFPLLMKMNLQFVVLGTGERKYHIFFEKMAIKYPDKFACYLGFNDELAHVIEAGADIYLMPSMYEPCGLNQMYSLIYGTVPIVRETGGLADTVVNYNEETGEGNGFVFKKYDTDTFLKEIKRALKIFEDTKTWQKIMKAGMKSDFSWLSSAKKYIDLYKKVLDEE, encoded by the coding sequence ATGGCTGCCAAACGACTCAAAATCCTATTTGTATCTTCTGAAGTATTCCCCTTTGTAAAAACAGGCGGGCTTGCTGATGTTTCTTCAGCTTTACCGCAAATGCTAACCGAATTGGGTCACGAAGTTAGAATTGTAATTCCCAAATATGGTGCAGTTGATGACAGGAAATTTAAGATTCATGAGGTCGTTCGTTTAAAGGATATTTTAATAAAAATCGGAGATAAAGAAGTAGTATTTTCTCTCAAATCATGCTTCCTGCCCGGGCCAAGAACTCGAATTCAAATCTATTTTTTGGATAATCAGGAATACTATGGAAGTCGTAATAGTCTCTATGCAGATCCAATGACTGAAAAAGATTATCCTGATAATGATGAGAGATTTATATTGATGAGTCGTGCCGTTTGTGAGTTACTAATTAAGCTTGGCTGGGTGCCGGATATAATTCATTGCAACGATTGGCAATGCGGTTTAATTCCCGGATATATAAAAAATGTTTATAGCAAGGAAGTGGAGTTTAGTAAATTTAAAACTCTATTCACTATTCATAATCTTGGTTATCAAGGCGAATTTCCAAAATCAACATTCAAGAAGACAGGGCTTCCTGAGTCATTAAATTCAGAAAAGGGAATTGAACATAAGGGTAAAATTAATTTTATGAAGAGCGGTTTGCTTTATGCCGACGCAATTAATACAGTTAGTGAGACTTATGCAAATGAGATTAGAACAGATGAAAAACTTGGCTCCGGTTTCAAAAGTATTTTTATGAAGAGGAAAGAAAATCTCTTTGGTATAGTAAATGGCATTGATACTAAAATTTGGAATCCTGAAACCGACAAAGTAATTGTAAAAAAATATTCGATAAAAAACATTGAAGATAAAAGGATAAATAAAGAAGAACTTACCCGAAAATTTGGTTTTAAATTTAATGAAACAACCCCGATTTTAGGAATCATTTCACGCCTTTATGATTCGAAAGGTATCGATCTGATTACAGAAATATTTCCTTTATTGATGAAGATGAATCTTCAATTTGTTGTTCTTGGAACCGGTGAAAGAAAATACCACATCTTCTTTGAAAAAATGGCAATTAAATATCCAGACAAATTTGCCTGCTACCTTGGGTTCAATGATGAATTGGCTCATGTTATCGAAGCTGGTGCTGATATTTATTTAATGCCATCTATGTATGAACCATGCGGTTTAAATCAAATGTACAGTTTGATTTATGGAACCGTCCCAATTGTTCGCGAAACAGGTGGTTTGGCAGACACAGTAGTTAATTATAATGAGGAAACCGGTGAAGGCAATGGTTTTGTTTTTAAAAAATATGATACTGATACTTTTTTAAAAGAAATTAAAAGAGCTTTAAAGATTTTTGAAGACACAAAAACATGGCAAAAAATTATGAAGGCTGGAATGAAATCTGATTTTAGCTGGCTTTCTTCGGCTAAAAAATATATTGACTTATACAAAAAAGTACTCGACGAAGAATAG